Sequence from the Amycolatopsis sp. NBC_00345 genome:
TGGGCAAAGTCGCCGTGCTGTCCGACCCCACCGGCACGCGGTTCGCGATCATCGACCCGGCGCTCGCCTCGGACTGGGACTACCACTCCGCCGTCGATGACCCGTACGGCGACTGAGCCCGGGGTTACCCGCCGAACCACTCACGGATGGTGGCGCGGAGTGCCGCCGTGTCCGGCCGCGGCTCGCTCGATGCCCACGCCACAAAAGAATCCGGGCGGAGCAGGAGCGCGGTGACGTCGGTGTCCGCCTTGGCGCGCACCACTTCCAGACCGTCCACAGGCATACCGTCGACGTCCAGGTCGCCGCTTTCCGTCAGGTCGATCAGCAGTGGCCGGGCCCGCCGGACCAGCTCGCCGAGGCGGACCGTGCCGTCCGGGGTGTGCAGGTCGAGGTCCGGCGCGGGCCAGCCGGCCAGCGGGTGGGCGCCCTCGCCGACCGGGTAACGGACGTCCGCGCCCGCGACGAGGCCCGCGAGCGCCCGCACGACGCCGGGCTGGGTGAGCAGCTCGCCGAACAGCCCGCGCAGGCCGGTGACGTCCTCGCCGGGGGCCAGCAGCGCCGCCTGGGCCTGGGCGTACGTGATGGTCCGGTCCGCGATCGCGCGCCGCTCGGTCTCGTAGGTGTCGAGAACGTCGGTGTCCTTCGCAGCGGTGTCCTTGAGAGCGGTGCCCCGGAGCGCGGCCGCGAGCTTCCAGCCCAGGTTGATCGCGTCCTGCAGGCCGAGGTTGAGCCCGGTGCCACCGGCGGCGAAAACGTGCGCGGCATCGCCGACGAGGAACACCCGGCCGTCCCGGTACTTCTCCGCGACGCGCGTGTTGCCCCCGTTCATCCGGCGCAGCGCGTGCGGGCCGTCGCCGGGTGGCGGCCCGATCGGGACGTCGGCACCGAGCACGCGGTTGATGCTGGCGCGCATCTCGTCGAGAGTCATCGGCTCGA
This genomic interval carries:
- a CDS encoding FAD-dependent monooxygenase — encoded protein: MDVVIVGGGPNGLMAACELALGGVRPVVLERRTEPNPEPRSNGLVGQVVPMVDRRGLFAALSGQDGPPRPNNGYFMFAAMPLNLGLLDDSPIYNLPVPELKTVQVLEERALELGVEIRRGHEFTGLTQDEDGVTLTVRGPDSQAYELRTRYVVGADSAHSPVRKAVGIGFPGVTYDRSTGRSAHATVPADWLDPATGALNVPGHGPVLPFLPVRTARGGFSYAPLPGRPPLVATVEWDEPENVEPMTLDEMRASINRVLGADVPIGPPPGDGPHALRRMNGGNTRVAEKYRDGRVFLVGDAAHVFAAGGTGLNLGLQDAINLGWKLAAALRGTALKDTAAKDTDVLDTYETERRAIADRTITYAQAQAALLAPGEDVTGLRGLFGELLTQPGVVRALAGLVAGADVRYPVGEGAHPLAGWPAPDLDLHTPDGTVRLGELVRRARPLLIDLTESGDLDVDGMPVDGLEVVRAKADTDVTALLLRPDSFVAWASSEPRPDTAALRATIREWFGG